In a single window of the Heliangelus exortis chromosome 1, bHelExo1.hap1, whole genome shotgun sequence genome:
- the NDUFB2 gene encoding NADH dehydrogenase [ubiquinone] 1 beta subcomplex subunit 2, mitochondrial isoform X1 produces the protein MPAQPRACPVAAQPHSVCWGGGRGVWRKDPVTPLSPSIKTNNRAHLPPFLPSQSGKGSTPIPIPQPSWATPTFDTREDPSSSPPLWSVGAVPPLPSAGGGQRLSRRSPPAGRGQSGAAGPGGESAPSPAGPNRTEPNQTEPNRTGPDRIGPLPFLQPPHPELCGRRGAHRTAVPAVPGVDSEAGDPERAHQRVHVVLDPLALVAQLGHGVGPFPLPRPGGLDGRGARDPSGRRRMSSSGHRRSRQSIGSWN, from the exons ATGCCTGCCCAGCCGCGCGCGTGCCCCGTTGCTGCGCAACCGCACTCTGTATGCtgggggggcgggaggggggtTTGGAGAAAGGACCCTGTTACTCCTTTATCCCCATCCATAAAGACGAACAACCGGGCTcaccttcctccctttcttccttcccagtcTGGGAAGGGATCCACCCCGATCCCTATTCCGCAGCCTTCGTGGGCGACGCCAACTTTTGACACCCGAGAGGatccttcttcctccccccctcttTGGAGCGTTGGTGCCGTCCCACCGCTCCCAAGCGCGGGGGGTGGGCAGAGGCTCTCTCGCAGGAGCCCCCCAGCTGGGCGGGGGCAAAGCGGCGctgcggggccggggggggaATCCGCGCCTTCACCTGCCggaccgaaccgaaccgaaccgaaccaaaccgaaccgaaccgaactGGACCGGATCGGATCGGACCGCTTCCCTTTTTACAGCCTCCTCACCCGGAGTTG TGCGGGCGGCGAGGTGCACATCGAACCGCGGTACCGGCAGTTCCCGGAGTTGACTCGGAAGCAGGTGATCCAGAGCGAGCTCATCAGCGGGTTCATGTGGTTCTGGATCCTCTGGCACTTGTGGCACAGCTCGGACATGGTGTTG GGCCATTTCCCTTACCCCGACCCGGCGGCCTGGACGGACGAGGAGCTCGGGATCCCTCCGGACGACGCAGAATGAGCAGCTCCGGCCACCGGCGCTCCCGGCAGAGCATCG GTTCATGGAACTAA
- the C1H11orf16 gene encoding uncharacterized protein C11orf16 homolog, translated as MSTSHAQCCHTANKGPCGPLLPRCSVTHFPVCAWNLSSLCMPLISSAKRNSIDSSPEASSFIRGARVLAQREADGYYYLGHIAQEVKGSRERFLIEFDRSGTQKGKVQLRMQETPLYDILHYEDARQQPLAPGDRVLAPWEASAERFGPGTVLKVMEDKEAHLAYKKKAVLVNFWNGQTKEVSSDQTLRVPLPLSERIILELQMPLSARQMVVDSSLDYPYIVPPGYRASGHYRQAHSVLDYWPRGLYWTQPCAKCSCRCPLLPRCCLAAWEPMWHMGCKLQQKDACIPGTNLTNEELSKKVEKQMSEGRISSSESVCREEDKKEDQRLKTENVPKDIWSGLEENIELIEHKKSPQRERAHAMVDTAVNTDSWLVETAHKEEAESRQQDAETEAHVKHEHGPFESRVAGAPIQHSQRNLSLGTNALVPFRRQSFFDRVNQSLEKDSLTIRSALHVQRPHSTSNLQARRATTLNLLKDKSITKSVVNGASRERWKETMDFSRAKIEHKRWQEEQRQLKREQQQEADGIRRQLCRDNKRQRLHQRTLQGLEKQLECKDKALQRKALLQAAWAERSRKESSLPEEEKKKASQRLLFLRTQRLQREELQAERNKRSSEQEKERLNFLRSRMKSRQETLEEELQEQDRKQKQHQAAKGKVFQSRERSHQKTEKEGQKLCDLQKYLREQNLLMLRALLLE; from the exons ATGTCCACCTCACATGCCCAGTGTTGTCACACAGCTAATAAAGGTCCCTGTGGCCCTCTGCTGCCAAGATGTTCAGTAACACA ctttcccGTTTGTGCATGGAACCTGAGTTCACTTTGCATGCCCCTGATATCCTCAGCAAAAAGGAATTCCATTGATTCATCCCCAGAGGCTTCCAGTTTCATACGGGGAGCTCGTGTGTTGGCACAGAGAGAAGCTGATGGCTATTACTACCTGGGTCACATTGCCCAAGAGGTCAAG GGCTCCAGGGAACGCTTTTTAATAGAGTTTGACAGAAGTGGCACTCAGAAAGGCAAAGTACAGCTTCGCATGCAGGAAACGCCTCTCTACGACATCCTCCACTATGAAGATGCCAGGCAACAGCCTCTTGCTCCAGGAGACAGGGTCCTGGCACCATGGGAGGCCAGTGCTGAACGTTTTGGCCCAGGCACTGTGCTAAAGGTTATGGAGGACAAGGAGGCACATTTAG CTTACAAGAAGAAGGCAGTGCTTGTGAATTTCTGGAATGGGCAGACTAAGGAGGTGTCTTCTGACCAAACTTTGCGGGTCCCTCTGCCCTTAAGCGAACGCATCATCCTAGAACTGCAGATGCCTCTGTCAGCCAGGCAGATGGTGGTAGATTCAAGCTTGGATTACCCCTACATCGTGCCACCAGGCTATAGAGCCTCAGGCCATTACAGACAGGCTCACTCAGTCCTGGACTACTGGCCCAGGGGTCTGTATTGGACTCAGCCATGTGCTAAGTGCAGCTGCAGGTGTCCCTTGCTTCCCCGTTGCTGCCTTGCAGCATGGGAACCCATGTGGCATATGGGGTGCAAACTGCAGCAGAAAGATGCCTGCATCCCAGGAACAAATTTGACCAATGAAGAACTCAGCAAGAAAGTAGAAAAGCAGATGTCTGAAGGGAGGATTTCGTCTTCAGAAAGCGTTTGCAGAGAGGAAGACAAGAAGGAAGATCAGAGGttgaagacagaaaatgttCCAAAAGATATTTGGTCTGGTTTGGAAGAGAACATTGAGCTTATAGAACATAAGAAG AGTCCTCAGAGGGAAAGAGCTCATGCTATGGTTGATACTGCTGTCAACACAGACAGCTGGTTAGTGGAGACAGCCCAcaaggaagaggcagagagcagaCAGCAGGATGCTGAAACTGAGGCTCATGTTAAACATGAACATG GTCCTTTTGAGTCCAGAGTGGCAGGAGCTCCAATCCAACATTCCCAAAGGAACCTTTCCCTGGGAACCAATGCTTTGGTTCCTTTCAGGCGCCAGAGCTTCTTCGACCGAGTGAATCAATCACTAGAGAAAGACAGCCTGACCATCAGATCAGCTCTGCATGTGCAGAGACCACACAGTACCTCCAACCTGCAGGCTAGGAGAGCCACAACTCTAAATCTTCTGAAAGACAAAAGCATTACA AAATCAGTTGTTAATGGTGCATCTCgggaaagatggaaagagaCGATGGACTTCAGCAGAGCCAAGATTGAGCACAAAAGGTGGCAAGAGGAacagaggcagctgaagagggagcagcagcaagaggcagATGGCATCCGTCGCCAGCTGTGCAGGGACAACAAGAG GCAGCGATTGCATCAGAGAACATTGCAAGGGCTGGAGAAACAGCTGGAGTGCAAAGACAAAGCTTTGCAGCGCAAGGCACTGCTCCAAGCTGCTtgggcagagaggagcaggaaggaatCCTCCTTgccagaagaggagaagaagaaagccaGTCAGAGACTGCTGTTTCTCAGGACACAGCGTTTGCagagagaggagctgcaggcagaacGCAATAAAAGGAGCTCtgaacaagagaaagaaaggctG AATTTTCTCAGGAGCAGAATGAAGTCACGGCAGGAAACGCTGGAAGAAGAAttgcaggagcaggacaggaaaCAAAAACAGCACCAGGCTGCTAAAGGGAAAGTGTTCCAGAGCAGAGAACGTTCAcaccagaagacagaaaaagaaggcCAGAAACTCTGTGACCTCCAGAAGTACCTAAGGGAACAAAATCTTCTGATGCTCCGGGCATTACTGCTGGAGTAA
- the ADCK2 gene encoding uncharacterized aarF domain-containing protein kinase 2 isoform X3 codes for MVAGGAVRLLPLPRPLLSRARGTLSAWAAAGRGGGGRRAGRWVAVALAVPAAVPAGTGWKERPGQRGPVWVGERGPERPPPRLLKRLGLVLRLSLRACGLLLRFGPLLLLYPLSRLWPGLGALWLRLLRRAAEAAGPTCVKLGQWASTRRDLFSEAFCDEFSKLHVEVSPHPWGHTDELLRKAFGEDWMGILKFQSLEPVGSGCVAQVYKAYADLTAIAGYQAKEAARRWEFRSAFEAWEVSGFRGLLRWLRRRKSEDERIREELSPADCSWGSRVSGASVVQQMAKQLPSANSSSARHLTPVAIKVLHPGLVHQVQMDLFLMKMGSHIIGLLPGFKWLSLTEIVEEFEKLMIQQIDLRYEARNLERFRQNFLDVDFVKFPAPLWPLVTTDVLVETFEESEPISHYLHAGIATELRQRLAKMGMDMLLKMVFVDNFVHGDLHPGNILVQGTAHFSSSCKEQTAIVDLCDTLVVEVKPSLRRLCLVLLDAGIVAELQSADMQNFRAVFTAVVQGQGERVAELILHHARANQCQDIERFKAEMAELVTRVRGNTIALGKLQVANLLSNVFKLLMTHKVKLESNFASIIFAIMVLEGLGRSLDPELDILEAAKPLLIKTAASVLQ; via the exons ATGGTGGCGGGCGGCGCCGTGCGGCTGCTGCCGCTCCCGCGTCCCCTCCTCAGCCGGGCGAGGGGGACGCTGTCCGCTTGGGCAGCTGCggggcgcggcggcggcggccggcggGCGGGGCGTTGGGTCGCGGTGGCTTTAGCGGTGCCCGCGGCGGTGCCCGCTGGGACAGGTTGGAAGGAGAGGCCGGGACAGCGGGGACCGGTATGGGTCGGGGAGCGCGGCCCGGAGCGGCCGCCCCCACGTTTGCTGAAGCGTTTGGGCCTGGTGCTCCGGTTGAGTCTGAGGGCCTGCGGGTTGCTGCTGCGCTTCGgccccctgctgctgctctacCCGCTGAGCCGCCTGTGGCCCGGCCTGGGCGCCCTATGGCTGCGGCTGCTGCGGAGAGCGGCCGAGGCTGCTGGCCCTACCTGCGTCAAGCTGGGCCAGTGGGCCAGCACCCGGAGGGACCTCTTCTCCGAGGCCTTCTGCGATGAGTTTTCCAAGCTGCACGTTGAGGTGAGCCCACACCCGTGGGGCCACACTGATGAGCTCCTGAGGAAGGCGTTTGGTGAGGACTGGATGGGCATCCTCAAGTTTCAGAGCCTGGAGCCGGTTGGCTCAGGCTGCGTCGCCCAGGTGTATAAAGCCTATGCTGACCTCACGGCCATCGCTGGCTACCAGGCCAAGGAAGCAGCACGACGCTGGGAGTTCCGTTCTGCTTTTGAAGCATGGGAAGTCTCAGGCTTCAGAGGTCTCCTCAggtggctgaggaggaggaagagcgAGGATGAGAGGATCAGGGAGGAGCTGAGCCCAGCAGACTGCTCCTGGGGAAGTCGTGTGAGTGGGGCATCTGTTGTGCAGCAGATGGCCAAACAACTCCCGAGTGCAAATTCTTCATCTGCCAGACATCTCACACCTGTAGCCATCAAA GTCCTGCACCCTGGGTTAGTCCACCAAGTCCAGATGGACCTGTTTCTCATGAAGATGGGTAGCCACATCATTGGACTTCTCCCTGGATTCAAGTGGCTCAGTTTGACTGAGATCGTGGAGGAGTTTGAGAAGCTTATGATTCAGCAG atTGACTTACGCTACGAAGCCAGAAACCTGGAGCGCTTCCGACAGAACTTCCTAGATGTTGATTTTGTCAAGTTCCCAGCTCCCCTTTGGCCTTTGGTAACAACAGATGTTCTAGTGGAGACGTTTGAG GAGAGTGAGCCTATTTCTCACTACCTGCATGCGGGGATTGCCACAGAGCTGAGGCAGAGGCTTGCAAAGATGGGCATGGACATGCTGCTAAAGATG GTCTTTGTTGACAACTTTGTCCATGGTGACCTGCACCCTGGGAACATCCTGGTCCAAGGCACGGcccacttcagcagcagctgcaaggaGCAGACAGCCATCGTGGACCTGTGTGACACGCTGGTGGTGGAAGTGAAGCCATCCCTGAGGCGgctctgcctggtgctgctggatgcAGGGATcgtggcagagctgcagagtgctGACATGCAGAACTTCCGGGCAGTTTTCACTGCTGTGGTCCAAGGGCAG GGGGAGAGGGTGGCAGAACTGATCCTACATCACGCCCGTGCTAACCAGTGCCAGGATATCGAGCGATTCAAAGCTGAGATGGCAGAACTCGTGACCAGGGTCCGGGGGAACACCATTGCCCTAGGAAAG CTTCAAGTGGCAAATCTCCTCTCGAATGTCTTCAAACTACTGATGACCCATAAG GTGAAGCTCGAGAGCAATTTTGCTTCCATCATCTTTGCCATCATGGTTCTGGAAGGTCTTGGACGCTCACTAGACCCTGAACTGGATATCCTGGAGGCAGCTAAACCATTGCTCATCAAAACTGCAGCTTCAGTCCTCCAATAG
- the ADCK2 gene encoding uncharacterized aarF domain-containing protein kinase 2 isoform X1, with product MVAGGAVRLLPLPRPLLSRARGTLSAWAAAGRGGGGRRAGRWVAVALAVPAAVPAGTGWKERPGQRGPVWVGERGPERPPPRLLKRLGLVLRLSLRACGLLLRFGPLLLLYPLSRLWPGLGALWLRLLRRAAEAAGPTCVKLGQWASTRRDLFSEAFCDEFSKLHVEVSPHPWGHTDELLRKAFGEDWMGILKFQSLEPVGSGCVAQVYKAYADLTAIAGYQAKEAARRWEFRSAFEAWEVSGFRGLLRWLRRRKSEDERIREELSPADCSWGSRVSGASVVQQMAKQLPSANSSSARHLTPVAIKVLHPGLVHQVQMDLFLMKMGSHIIGLLPGFKWLSLTEIVEEFEKLMIQQIDLRYEARNLERFRQNFLDVDFVKFPAPLWPLVTTDVLVETFEVFVDNFVHGDLHPGNILVQGTAHFSSSCKEQTAIVDLCDTLVVEVKPSLRRLCLVLLDAGIVAELQSADMQNFRAVFTAVVQGQGERVAELILHHARANQCQDIERFKAEMAELVTRVRGNTIALGKASAETVSYPHLPVSQCSLDFRMWKDQLWSR from the exons ATGGTGGCGGGCGGCGCCGTGCGGCTGCTGCCGCTCCCGCGTCCCCTCCTCAGCCGGGCGAGGGGGACGCTGTCCGCTTGGGCAGCTGCggggcgcggcggcggcggccggcggGCGGGGCGTTGGGTCGCGGTGGCTTTAGCGGTGCCCGCGGCGGTGCCCGCTGGGACAGGTTGGAAGGAGAGGCCGGGACAGCGGGGACCGGTATGGGTCGGGGAGCGCGGCCCGGAGCGGCCGCCCCCACGTTTGCTGAAGCGTTTGGGCCTGGTGCTCCGGTTGAGTCTGAGGGCCTGCGGGTTGCTGCTGCGCTTCGgccccctgctgctgctctacCCGCTGAGCCGCCTGTGGCCCGGCCTGGGCGCCCTATGGCTGCGGCTGCTGCGGAGAGCGGCCGAGGCTGCTGGCCCTACCTGCGTCAAGCTGGGCCAGTGGGCCAGCACCCGGAGGGACCTCTTCTCCGAGGCCTTCTGCGATGAGTTTTCCAAGCTGCACGTTGAGGTGAGCCCACACCCGTGGGGCCACACTGATGAGCTCCTGAGGAAGGCGTTTGGTGAGGACTGGATGGGCATCCTCAAGTTTCAGAGCCTGGAGCCGGTTGGCTCAGGCTGCGTCGCCCAGGTGTATAAAGCCTATGCTGACCTCACGGCCATCGCTGGCTACCAGGCCAAGGAAGCAGCACGACGCTGGGAGTTCCGTTCTGCTTTTGAAGCATGGGAAGTCTCAGGCTTCAGAGGTCTCCTCAggtggctgaggaggaggaagagcgAGGATGAGAGGATCAGGGAGGAGCTGAGCCCAGCAGACTGCTCCTGGGGAAGTCGTGTGAGTGGGGCATCTGTTGTGCAGCAGATGGCCAAACAACTCCCGAGTGCAAATTCTTCATCTGCCAGACATCTCACACCTGTAGCCATCAAA GTCCTGCACCCTGGGTTAGTCCACCAAGTCCAGATGGACCTGTTTCTCATGAAGATGGGTAGCCACATCATTGGACTTCTCCCTGGATTCAAGTGGCTCAGTTTGACTGAGATCGTGGAGGAGTTTGAGAAGCTTATGATTCAGCAG atTGACTTACGCTACGAAGCCAGAAACCTGGAGCGCTTCCGACAGAACTTCCTAGATGTTGATTTTGTCAAGTTCCCAGCTCCCCTTTGGCCTTTGGTAACAACAGATGTTCTAGTGGAGACGTTTGAG GTCTTTGTTGACAACTTTGTCCATGGTGACCTGCACCCTGGGAACATCCTGGTCCAAGGCACGGcccacttcagcagcagctgcaaggaGCAGACAGCCATCGTGGACCTGTGTGACACGCTGGTGGTGGAAGTGAAGCCATCCCTGAGGCGgctctgcctggtgctgctggatgcAGGGATcgtggcagagctgcagagtgctGACATGCAGAACTTCCGGGCAGTTTTCACTGCTGTGGTCCAAGGGCAG GGGGAGAGGGTGGCAGAACTGATCCTACATCACGCCCGTGCTAACCAGTGCCAGGATATCGAGCGATTCAAAGCTGAGATGGCAGAACTCGTGACCAGGGTCCGGGGGAACACCATTGCCCTAGGAAAGGCAAGTGCAGAAACGGTGTCCTACCCTCACTTACCTGTAAGTCAGTGCAGCTTGGATTTCAGAATGTGGAAAGACCAGCTCTGGTCTCGTTAG
- the NDUFB2 gene encoding NADH dehydrogenase [ubiquinone] 1 beta subcomplex subunit 2, mitochondrial isoform X2 — protein sequence MLGSLGRSAGRLLRARAGLVAAGRRHAGGEVHIEPRYRQFPELTRKQVIQSELISGFMWFWILWHLWHSSDMVLGHFPYPDPAAWTDEELGIPPDDAE from the exons ATGCTGGGGTCCCTGGGGCGCTCGGCGGGGCGGCTGCTGCGGGCCCGGGCCGGGCTGGTGGCGGCCGGGCGGCGACA TGCGGGCGGCGAGGTGCACATCGAACCGCGGTACCGGCAGTTCCCGGAGTTGACTCGGAAGCAGGTGATCCAGAGCGAGCTCATCAGCGGGTTCATGTGGTTCTGGATCCTCTGGCACTTGTGGCACAGCTCGGACATGGTGTTG GGCCATTTCCCTTACCCCGACCCGGCGGCCTGGACGGACGAGGAGCTCGGGATCCCTCCGGACGACGCAGAATGA
- the ADCK2 gene encoding uncharacterized aarF domain-containing protein kinase 2 isoform X2, producing the protein MVAGGAVRLLPLPRPLLSRARGTLSAWAAAGRGGGGRRAGRWVAVALAVPAAVPAGTGWKERPGQRGPVWVGERGPERPPPRLLKRLGLVLRLSLRACGLLLRFGPLLLLYPLSRLWPGLGALWLRLLRRAAEAAGPTCVKLGQWASTRRDLFSEAFCDEFSKLHVEVSPHPWGHTDELLRKAFGEDWMGILKFQSLEPVGSGCVAQVYKAYADLTAIAGYQAKEAARRWEFRSAFEAWEVSGFRGLLRWLRRRKSEDERIREELSPADCSWGSRVSGASVVQQMAKQLPSANSSSARHLTPVAIKIDLRYEARNLERFRQNFLDVDFVKFPAPLWPLVTTDVLVETFEESEPISHYLHAGIATELRQRLAKMGMDMLLKMVFVDNFVHGDLHPGNILVQGTAHFSSSCKEQTAIVDLCDTLVVEVKPSLRRLCLVLLDAGIVAELQSADMQNFRAVFTAVVQGQGERVAELILHHARANQCQDIERFKAEMAELVTRVRGNTIALGKASAETVSYPHLPVSQCSLDFRMWKDQLWSR; encoded by the exons ATGGTGGCGGGCGGCGCCGTGCGGCTGCTGCCGCTCCCGCGTCCCCTCCTCAGCCGGGCGAGGGGGACGCTGTCCGCTTGGGCAGCTGCggggcgcggcggcggcggccggcggGCGGGGCGTTGGGTCGCGGTGGCTTTAGCGGTGCCCGCGGCGGTGCCCGCTGGGACAGGTTGGAAGGAGAGGCCGGGACAGCGGGGACCGGTATGGGTCGGGGAGCGCGGCCCGGAGCGGCCGCCCCCACGTTTGCTGAAGCGTTTGGGCCTGGTGCTCCGGTTGAGTCTGAGGGCCTGCGGGTTGCTGCTGCGCTTCGgccccctgctgctgctctacCCGCTGAGCCGCCTGTGGCCCGGCCTGGGCGCCCTATGGCTGCGGCTGCTGCGGAGAGCGGCCGAGGCTGCTGGCCCTACCTGCGTCAAGCTGGGCCAGTGGGCCAGCACCCGGAGGGACCTCTTCTCCGAGGCCTTCTGCGATGAGTTTTCCAAGCTGCACGTTGAGGTGAGCCCACACCCGTGGGGCCACACTGATGAGCTCCTGAGGAAGGCGTTTGGTGAGGACTGGATGGGCATCCTCAAGTTTCAGAGCCTGGAGCCGGTTGGCTCAGGCTGCGTCGCCCAGGTGTATAAAGCCTATGCTGACCTCACGGCCATCGCTGGCTACCAGGCCAAGGAAGCAGCACGACGCTGGGAGTTCCGTTCTGCTTTTGAAGCATGGGAAGTCTCAGGCTTCAGAGGTCTCCTCAggtggctgaggaggaggaagagcgAGGATGAGAGGATCAGGGAGGAGCTGAGCCCAGCAGACTGCTCCTGGGGAAGTCGTGTGAGTGGGGCATCTGTTGTGCAGCAGATGGCCAAACAACTCCCGAGTGCAAATTCTTCATCTGCCAGACATCTCACACCTGTAGCCATCAAA atTGACTTACGCTACGAAGCCAGAAACCTGGAGCGCTTCCGACAGAACTTCCTAGATGTTGATTTTGTCAAGTTCCCAGCTCCCCTTTGGCCTTTGGTAACAACAGATGTTCTAGTGGAGACGTTTGAG GAGAGTGAGCCTATTTCTCACTACCTGCATGCGGGGATTGCCACAGAGCTGAGGCAGAGGCTTGCAAAGATGGGCATGGACATGCTGCTAAAGATG GTCTTTGTTGACAACTTTGTCCATGGTGACCTGCACCCTGGGAACATCCTGGTCCAAGGCACGGcccacttcagcagcagctgcaaggaGCAGACAGCCATCGTGGACCTGTGTGACACGCTGGTGGTGGAAGTGAAGCCATCCCTGAGGCGgctctgcctggtgctgctggatgcAGGGATcgtggcagagctgcagagtgctGACATGCAGAACTTCCGGGCAGTTTTCACTGCTGTGGTCCAAGGGCAG GGGGAGAGGGTGGCAGAACTGATCCTACATCACGCCCGTGCTAACCAGTGCCAGGATATCGAGCGATTCAAAGCTGAGATGGCAGAACTCGTGACCAGGGTCCGGGGGAACACCATTGCCCTAGGAAAGGCAAGTGCAGAAACGGTGTCCTACCCTCACTTACCTGTAAGTCAGTGCAGCTTGGATTTCAGAATGTGGAAAGACCAGCTCTGGTCTCGTTAG